In one window of Synechococcus sp. M16CYN DNA:
- the gmk gene encoding guanylate kinase produces the protein MAGSSRLIVITGPSGVGKGILIQRLLDQYPKIWLSVSATTRTPREGEKEGVNYFFYSRDRFNDLVAEGGLLEWAEFAANCYGTPRIPVEQHLAAGRPVLLEIELEGARQVRTSFPDGFQIFLAPPSFEELERRIRSRGTDTEDAIQRRLSRARDELNAQDEFDAVVINDDLNQALHQLEQHMRLTSD, from the coding sequence ATGGCAGGCAGTAGTAGGCTCATTGTAATTACAGGGCCGAGTGGGGTTGGTAAAGGGATATTGATCCAGCGACTGCTGGATCAATATCCAAAGATTTGGCTGTCGGTTTCAGCTACCACACGAACCCCCAGGGAAGGAGAGAAAGAGGGGGTTAACTATTTCTTCTATTCGCGTGACAGATTCAATGACCTGGTGGCCGAGGGAGGATTACTCGAGTGGGCTGAATTTGCTGCTAATTGTTACGGTACTCCCCGTATTCCAGTCGAGCAGCACTTAGCCGCGGGTCGTCCTGTCCTATTGGAAATTGAGCTGGAAGGTGCGAGGCAAGTGCGAACCAGCTTCCCTGACGGCTTCCAGATTTTTCTGGCGCCTCCCAGCTTTGAAGAATTAGAACGACGAATTCGTAGTCGAGGAACAGATACGGAGGATGCGATTCAGCGCCGCTTAAGCCGAGCGCGTGATGAACTGAACGCGCAAGACGAATTTGATGCCGTGGTGATCAACGATGATCTGAACCAGGCGCTTCATCAACTGGAGCAACACATGCGGCTTACCTCAGACTAA